GCCGCTTTGTCTGCGGGTCCTGCAAACGGACGTTTTCGGTCGCTGCGCGTGCGCAAAGACCCACCGAATGCCCGCATTGCAAGGGCCGCAATTTCTGTTGCGAAAAAAAAATGAAACTTGGAATAACCTTTAACAAATGCTGGAGGACACAATGAAAATCTGCATGCCGGTGGCGGAAGATAAGGGAATGAAATCGGTGTTGCACGGACATTTCGGCAGCGCACCCTGCTTTGCGCTGTACGATTCGGAAACACAACGAACCGTTTTTACAAGCAACAACGAGGCGGAGCACGAACACGGGAAATGCATGCCGGTAAACACGCTGCGAACGTTGGGCGCGGAGGCCGTGCTGTGCAGGGGCATGGGGCTTCGGGCGGCCCACTTGCTCGCGGCGGCCGGAATCCGACCCTATCTGGTTGAGGCGGAGACGGTCGGGGATGCGGTTGAAAAGTACGACAAACGGGACATCTGCGTTCTTGACGAGAGAACATCCTGCCATGCGCATGATTGTCATTAAGCCGTTTGATTCATGTCAGCGGAAGCCGCGACAAAAGAAGGTTCCTCACGGGTTCTGACCTGCAAAAGTATGGGGAATGGAAAAAATAAAAGGAAATAATTGCGTTTACACGGAGGTGCCCAT
The window above is part of the Chitinivibrionales bacterium genome. Proteins encoded here:
- a CDS encoding NifB/NifX family molybdenum-iron cluster-binding protein, producing MKICMPVAEDKGMKSVLHGHFGSAPCFALYDSETQRTVFTSNNEAEHEHGKCMPVNTLRTLGAEAVLCRGMGLRAAHLLAAAGIRPYLVEAETVGDAVEKYDKRDICVLDERTSCHAHDCH